The following nucleotide sequence is from Sulfurovum sp. UBA12169.
AACAAAGTTCAATACCTTCTCGTCCAAGATAACTTCCTTAGTGCTTTTGATTCTAAAAAAAGCAATCGGCACACCCCACGAACGCTGACGAGAAATACACCAGTCGGGTCTCCCCTCTATCATCGGCTTAAGGCGGTTCTTTGAAGTTTTGGGATAAAAATCCACCGTCTCAATGGCAGCCAATGCTATTTCTCTTAAACTTTTATCCATAGCGCGAGGCACATCATCTATAGAAATAAACCATTGGTTTGTTGCTCTATAGATCAACGGCTTTTTGGTTCTCCAGCAATGGGGATACGAGTGCACAAATTTACTCACTCTTAAAAGATTTGCGCCCAAAAGTTCCAAAATAGGTTCATTGGCTTTAAAGATATGCATACCCACAAACGTTTCCGGATTTGGTAAAAGATGCAGCCCTATAACACTCTCATCATAACACCCTCTTTCATCTACGGGCATCACCACATCAAGACCATATTTCAAACCTACACGATAGTCATCTTCCCCGTGCCCCGGCGCCGTATGTACGGCTCCCGTACCTCCATCAAGCATAACATGTTCTCCCAGCACGATTGTGGAAGCGCGTCCGTTAAGAGGATTGATAGCTAAAAAATTTTCAAGTTCCGTAGCAGCGATTTTTCGTCCCGAATGACCGCTCACCAAGCCTTCTGCCGCCAATGCGTCAAAACGGCTCTGCGCAATGATATATCCGTCCTCGCTAAGCACGTAAATCTCTTCTGGATTGAGTGAAATTCCCGTATTTGCAGGCAATGTCCACGGAGTTGTTGTCCAGATGACAATTCCTGCCTTTTGAGGAAGATCAAGTTTTGCTTTAGCTATATCACTGAGCTCAAAATTCACATAGATAGAGTAGTCTTCCTTATCTTCATACTCAACTTCCGCATCCGCCAATGCCGTCTGTGCTGCCCATGACCAAAAAATGGGTTTGTGTCGTTCTACCAAAAGTCCTTTTTGGGCTATTTCGCACAGCGTTCTATAGATATTGGCTTCAAATTTAAAATCCATTGTTACATAAGGATGATTCCAATCCGCAATCACTCCTAAATTTTTAAAACCTTGTTTTTGTATCTCTACAAAACGAGAGGCATGATCACGGCAAAGTGCCCTAAACTGTGCAGTGGGCATCGCTTCTTTTTTACTTTTACCCAGTTTCTCTTCCACTTTTTGCTCAATCGGAAGCCCATGACAATCCCAACCCGGCGTCATACGAACAGCTTTGCCTTGAAAATAATTATACTTGAGAATAATATCTTTAAGTATTTTATTCAATGCATGACCGATATGAATATCGCCATTCGCATACGGTGGGCCGTCATGAAGTGTAAACATTTCAGCATCTTTGCGCTTAGATTTCATTTGCTCATAGATATCTGCGTCAAACCATGCCTGATATTTTTTTGGTTCATTTTCTGGAAGATTTCCGCGCATTGGAAAATCGGTTTTAGGAAGAAGTAACGTTTCTTTGAAGTCCATCTTTGATAACACCTTGCTAAGGGTAGGCCCCTGATTATTATCTCGTGATTGTATCTTAAAATCCATTAAGCGTAGATTTAGCATATCTAAAATAGAAAAATTTGATATAATCAACCTATGAAAAACAGAAAGAAGAAAATAGAAAAAATCATTCAAAAATTGTGTGAGATCTCGCATACAATCACTTTTGCAGAAAGCTGTACGGGCGGACGTATTGCAGCGGCTTTTACAGCTATTGGGGGGGCATCATGTGTGCTTAACGGTTCATGTATCGCCTACTCTAATCATATAAAACACAGATGGCTGGGTGTAAGCTATGAAGTACTGCAAGCCCATGGAGCTGTAAGCAAGGAATGTGTTTTACAGATGCTTGAGGGCATATGCAAAATGGCAGACAGCCAATATGCGATATGCACCTCAGGCATTGCAGGTCCGACAGGCGGTTCACCGCAAAAACCTGTAGGGACTGTCTATATCGGCATCACAACACCTGAAGATACCAATGTTTATCATTGTTTTTTTGAAGGCAGCAGGGAAGAAATACAAGAACAATCCGTCACTTTTGCTATCGAAAAAATGGCAAACGCACTGAAAATTTAAGATATTTTTTAAATTTATCTTGACAACCAA
It contains:
- a CDS encoding isoleucine--tRNA ligase, coding for MDFKETLLLPKTDFPMRGNLPENEPKKYQAWFDADIYEQMKSKRKDAEMFTLHDGPPYANGDIHIGHALNKILKDIILKYNYFQGKAVRMTPGWDCHGLPIEQKVEEKLGKSKKEAMPTAQFRALCRDHASRFVEIQKQGFKNLGVIADWNHPYVTMDFKFEANIYRTLCEIAQKGLLVERHKPIFWSWAAQTALADAEVEYEDKEDYSIYVNFELSDIAKAKLDLPQKAGIVIWTTTPWTLPANTGISLNPEEIYVLSEDGYIIAQSRFDALAAEGLVSGHSGRKIAATELENFLAINPLNGRASTIVLGEHVMLDGGTGAVHTAPGHGEDDYRVGLKYGLDVVMPVDERGCYDESVIGLHLLPNPETFVGMHIFKANEPILELLGANLLRVSKFVHSYPHCWRTKKPLIYRATNQWFISIDDVPRAMDKSLREIALAAIETVDFYPKTSKNRLKPMIEGRPDWCISRQRSWGVPIAFFRIKSTKEVILDEKVLNFVAMIFEQMGADAWYSLPIEQLLYPGSGYNPDDLEKIEDILDVWFDSGSTWNSVLKSRNYDAGEYPASLYVEGSDQHRGWFQSSLLLSSAINHISPYQALITHGFTVDEKGEKMSKSKGNVVAPDKVVSQYGSEILRLWVALSDYQSDLKISDGILKQVAEQYRKIRNTFRFLLANVDDLDMLVPHDAYGELDIWILAKARGVFAEVKSSFDKYDFLRGFATLNHFLTNELSGIYMDICKDRLYCDAKESTTRRAAQSAMALISKSMLGLVAPVLTYTADEIIEYAPAIFKADMQNVFDLVYEELPSIGSPFDESEMIAIREAFYEEVDKLKKDKIIKSTLELELAGEGFVLSNDQDLEDWFVVSSVKPSSQGEEVASFNIGEKHFSVHKAAGHKCPRCWKFSSKTEEEVCARCAEVLNV